One window of Candidatus Nitrospira kreftii genomic DNA carries:
- a CDS encoding 30S ribosomal protein S12, whose translation MPTINQLVRKGRVFIKAKTKSPALKSCPQKRGVCLRVYTTTPKKPNSALRKVARVRLTNGMEVTTYIPGVGHNLQEHSIVLVRGGRVKDLPGVRYHLVRGALDAVGVADRKQSRSKYGAKRPK comes from the coding sequence ATGCCGACGATTAATCAGCTGGTTCGAAAAGGGCGAGTCTTTATAAAGGCAAAAACAAAGAGCCCTGCTCTGAAGTCCTGCCCACAAAAGAGAGGTGTCTGCCTCAGGGTCTATACCACAACGCCTAAAAAGCCAAATTCGGCTTTGCGGAAAGTGGCGCGTGTGCGTCTCACGAATGGCATGGAAGTGACGACCTATATTCCTGGAGTCGGGCATAATCTTCAGGAACACTCGATTGTCCTCGTGCGTGGAGGGCGAGTCAAAGACCTTCCCGGTGTACGGTACCACTTAGTTCGTGGCGCCCTGGATGCAGTGGGTGTGGCTGACCGAAAGCAGAGTCGCTCGAAGTATGGAGCGAAGCGGCCTAAGTAG
- a CDS encoding 30S ribosomal subunit protein S7, translating into MPRSRFLGQREVLPDVRYRDKLVGKFINTLMSNGKKSTTERICYGAFDVIQEKTGGDPLKVFKAAVDNVKPIVEVKSRRVGGASYQVPVEIRPARRVSLALRWLSQFARTRGGKSMREKLAAELMDASNNTGAAVKKREDVHRMAEANKAFAHYRW; encoded by the coding sequence ATGCCACGCAGTAGATTTTTAGGCCAACGAGAAGTGCTTCCTGATGTCCGATATCGCGACAAGCTTGTCGGGAAGTTCATTAATACGCTGATGAGTAACGGGAAAAAGAGTACTACCGAGCGGATATGTTATGGGGCATTCGATGTCATCCAGGAAAAAACTGGCGGCGACCCGTTGAAAGTATTCAAAGCTGCGGTGGACAACGTGAAGCCGATTGTTGAAGTCAAATCTCGTCGAGTTGGCGGAGCGTCCTATCAGGTTCCGGTTGAAATTAGGCCGGCTCGTCGAGTGTCATTAGCGCTCCGTTGGTTGTCGCAGTTTGCGCGTACGCGCGGTGGTAAAAGCATGCGTGAAAAGCTCGCAGCCGAGTTGATGGATGCATCGAACAATACCGGGGCTGCGGTAAAGAAACGGGAAGACGTACATCGGATGGCAGAGGCGAATAAAGCATTCGCCCATTATCGTTGGTAG
- a CDS encoding protein chain elongation factor EF-G, GTP-binding has translation MAHIDAGKTTTTERILYYTGMTHKLGEVHEGAATMDWMEQERERGITITAAATTCFWREHRINIIDTPGHVDFTIEVERSLRVLDGAVAAFDSVQGVEPQSETVWRQADKYNVPRIAFMNKMDRIGADFYGSVQSIIDRLGATPVPIQIPIGREAEFRGSVDLVKMKGYFYDDETLGAKYKIGEIPDDLLVQAKEYREKLLDAVAEFDDQVMEKYLSGHSLTEEEVMRAIRAGTISMKITPVLCGSAFKNKGVQQLLDGVVDYLPSPLDVPAVKGIEPVGNKEVERRSDDSEPFAALAFKIMSDPFAGQLTFFRVYSGTLKTGTPVLNVTKGTKDRIGRLLKMHANKREEIDEVHAGDIVAAVGLKGATTGDTLADEKQPVLLEVMKFPEPVIAMAIEPKTKQDQEKMGFALQKLAQEDPSFRVRTDEETAQTIIAGMGELHLEIIVDRMLREFKVEANVGKPEVAFRETIRRKAEAESKYIKQTGGRGQYGHVVLTVEPSEPGKGLEFVNKVVGGAIPKEYVPAIEKGVRERMETGVVAGYPLRDVKVTVIDGSYHDVDSNEMAFKIAGSMGFADACKKADPVLLEPIMKVEVLVPQEFMGDVIGNLNGRRGKVQGMKVRAGAQAIDAAVPLMEMFGYATDLRSRTQGRATYSMEFERYDQVPKNIAEAIIKK, from the coding sequence ATGGCTCACATAGATGCGGGGAAGACTACAACCACCGAGCGAATTCTCTATTATACCGGCATGACCCATAAATTGGGCGAGGTTCATGAGGGTGCCGCTACGATGGATTGGATGGAGCAGGAGCGGGAGCGGGGTATCACTATTACAGCCGCTGCCACGACCTGTTTCTGGCGGGAACATCGAATCAATATTATTGATACCCCTGGGCACGTGGATTTTACGATCGAGGTGGAGCGTTCCTTGCGGGTCCTCGATGGCGCGGTGGCAGCATTCGATTCTGTGCAAGGAGTTGAGCCTCAGTCTGAGACGGTTTGGCGTCAAGCTGATAAGTATAATGTTCCACGCATCGCTTTTATGAATAAGATGGATCGGATTGGAGCCGATTTTTACGGCAGCGTCCAGTCCATTATTGATCGACTTGGGGCAACGCCGGTTCCGATTCAAATTCCAATCGGCCGTGAGGCTGAATTTAGAGGTTCGGTCGATCTGGTCAAGATGAAGGGGTACTTCTACGACGACGAGACATTGGGTGCGAAGTATAAAATTGGTGAGATTCCTGATGATCTCCTTGTCCAGGCAAAAGAGTATCGCGAAAAACTGCTCGACGCAGTCGCTGAATTTGATGACCAGGTGATGGAAAAGTATTTGAGTGGTCATTCGTTGACAGAAGAAGAAGTGATGCGTGCGATCCGAGCTGGGACCATTTCGATGAAAATTACTCCGGTGCTCTGCGGATCCGCCTTCAAGAATAAAGGGGTGCAGCAGTTGTTGGATGGTGTGGTCGACTATCTGCCGTCACCGCTGGATGTTCCTGCCGTGAAGGGGATAGAGCCTGTCGGTAATAAGGAAGTGGAGCGGAGGTCGGATGACAGCGAGCCGTTCGCGGCGTTGGCGTTCAAGATCATGTCTGATCCATTTGCTGGCCAGCTGACATTTTTCCGAGTCTATTCTGGAACTCTGAAGACTGGGACGCCGGTTCTCAATGTGACGAAGGGTACAAAGGATCGGATCGGGCGTCTCCTGAAGATGCACGCCAATAAACGGGAAGAGATCGATGAGGTCCATGCAGGGGACATCGTCGCGGCTGTGGGACTCAAGGGAGCGACCACTGGAGATACATTGGCGGATGAAAAGCAGCCGGTGTTGCTTGAAGTTATGAAGTTCCCTGAGCCGGTCATTGCGATGGCGATTGAGCCAAAAACAAAGCAAGATCAAGAAAAGATGGGCTTTGCGCTCCAGAAGCTGGCGCAGGAGGACCCATCATTCCGTGTGCGGACGGATGAAGAAACGGCGCAGACGATCATTGCCGGGATGGGAGAGCTCCATCTTGAGATTATTGTTGATCGGATGCTGCGTGAGTTTAAAGTCGAAGCCAACGTCGGAAAGCCAGAAGTAGCGTTCAGGGAAACAATCCGACGGAAGGCCGAGGCTGAATCCAAGTACATCAAGCAGACCGGCGGTCGTGGACAGTATGGTCATGTTGTGCTGACGGTTGAACCATCTGAGCCGGGCAAGGGGCTGGAATTTGTCAATAAGGTCGTAGGAGGGGCAATTCCTAAAGAGTATGTCCCTGCTATTGAAAAAGGGGTTCGCGAGCGAATGGAGACGGGAGTGGTTGCGGGATACCCTCTCCGGGACGTGAAGGTGACTGTTATCGATGGTTCCTACCATGACGTTGATTCTAATGAAATGGCGTTCAAGATTGCCGGTTCCATGGGCTTTGCTGATGCCTGTAAAAAGGCTGATCCGGTCTTGCTTGAGCCCATCATGAAAGTTGAAGTGTTGGTTCCTCAGGAATTTATGGGCGACGTCATTGGCAATTTGAACGGGCGGAGGGGCAAGGTTCAAGGTATGAAGGTCAGGGCTGGCGCGCAAGCAATCGATGCTGCAGTGCCCTTGATGGAAATGTTTGGCTATGCGACTGACCTTCGGTCTCGGACGCAAGGCCGGGCTACCTATAGTATGGAGTTTGAGCGGTACGACCAAGTGCCGAAGAATATTGCGGAAGCCATCATTAAGAAATAG
- a CDS encoding protein chain elongation factor EF-Tu, possible GTP-binding factor (duplicate of tufA), producing MAKAKYERKKPHVNIGTIGHVDHGKTTLTAALTKVCADKGMAKFISYDEVAKASESQGRRDATKIMTIAISHVEYETDNRHYAHVDCPGHADYVKNMITGAAQMDGAILVVSAADGPMPQTREHILLARQVGVPYIVVFLNKADKVDDKELLELVELEVRELLSKYGFPGDKTPIIQGSALQAMEGNQGPLGVPAIMKLLEAVDTYIPTPQRPIDKPFLMPIEDVFTISGRGTVVTGRCERGIVKVGDEIEIVGLRATQTTIVTGVEMFRKVLDEGQAGDNIGVLLRGTKKEDVERGMVLSKPKSITPHTKFKAEIYVLTKEEGGRHTPFFNGYRPQFYFRTTDVTGVVQLNPGVEMVMPGDNVSVTGELISPIAMDQGLRFAVREGGKTVGSGVVTEILA from the coding sequence ATGGCGAAGGCGAAATACGAGCGGAAGAAGCCGCACGTGAACATTGGGACGATCGGGCACGTGGACCACGGGAAGACGACGTTGACGGCGGCGTTGACGAAGGTGTGTGCCGACAAAGGGATGGCGAAATTCATCAGCTACGACGAAGTGGCTAAGGCCTCGGAGAGCCAGGGGCGCCGGGACGCGACCAAGATCATGACCATCGCCATCAGCCACGTGGAGTATGAGACCGACAACCGGCACTATGCGCACGTGGATTGCCCTGGTCACGCGGATTACGTCAAGAACATGATCACGGGGGCCGCCCAGATGGACGGGGCGATTCTCGTCGTGAGCGCGGCGGACGGCCCGATGCCCCAGACCCGCGAGCATATCCTGTTGGCACGGCAGGTCGGCGTGCCCTACATCGTGGTGTTCCTGAACAAAGCCGACAAAGTCGACGACAAAGAGCTCTTGGAACTCGTTGAATTGGAAGTGCGGGAGCTGCTGTCCAAGTATGGATTTCCGGGGGATAAGACGCCGATCATTCAAGGCAGTGCATTGCAGGCCATGGAGGGGAACCAGGGGCCTTTGGGTGTGCCGGCCATCATGAAGTTGCTCGAGGCCGTCGATACCTATATCCCGACCCCGCAGCGGCCGATCGACAAGCCGTTTCTCATGCCGATCGAAGACGTCTTCACCATCAGTGGCCGCGGTACCGTCGTGACGGGGCGCTGCGAGCGTGGGATCGTGAAAGTGGGTGATGAGATCGAGATCGTCGGATTGCGGGCGACGCAGACCACCATCGTGACCGGGGTGGAGATGTTCCGGAAAGTGCTCGATGAAGGGCAGGCAGGGGACAACATCGGGGTGTTGTTGCGCGGGACGAAGAAAGAGGACGTGGAGCGGGGGATGGTGTTGTCGAAGCCGAAGAGCATCACGCCGCATACGAAGTTCAAAGCGGAGATCTATGTATTGACCAAGGAAGAAGGGGGGCGGCATACGCCGTTCTTCAATGGGTATCGGCCGCAATTCTATTTCCGGACGACGGATGTGACCGGGGTGGTGCAGTTGAATCCAGGGGTCGAGATGGTGATGCCGGGGGACAACGTGAGCGTGACGGGGGAGTTGATCAGTCCGATCGCGATGGATCAGGGGTTGCGGTTTGCCGTGCGGGAAGGTGGCAAGACGGTGGGCTCGGGGGTCGTAACGGAAATCCTGGCGTAG
- a CDS encoding 30S ribosomal protein S10 has protein sequence MKVDQRIRIRLRGFDYRVLDQSVSEIVETVRRSGARVVGPIPLPTRIEKITVQRSTHADKKSREQFEMRTHKRLLDIMEPTPETMDSLMKLNLAAGVDVEIKL, from the coding sequence GTGAAGGTCGATCAGCGGATTAGAATTAGATTGAGGGGTTTCGACTATCGGGTGCTCGATCAGTCTGTGAGCGAAATTGTTGAGACTGTTCGACGGAGTGGTGCAAGAGTGGTCGGGCCGATCCCGCTTCCCACTCGAATTGAAAAGATCACGGTTCAGCGGTCGACACATGCCGATAAGAAGTCGCGTGAACAGTTTGAAATGCGCACGCATAAACGGTTGCTCGATATCATGGAGCCGACGCCTGAAACGATGGATTCATTGATGAAGCTCAATTTGGCGGCCGGTGTGGACGTAGAGATAAAGTTATAA
- a CDS encoding 50S ribosomal subunit protein L3 yields MTNGLIGKKLGMTQVFDETRLTPVTVIEAGPCRVVTVRTNERDRYEAVQLSFGEVKERKLSKPELGHLKKNQAPASRILREFKKDGETTVGQFVTVEMFKKGDWVDVIGVSKGKGFQGVVKRHHYAGGPESHGSMFHRAPGSIGASSFPSRVWKGKTLPGHMGSERVTVHRLKVIESRLDENLLFVRGAVPGAANGIVVVRKSKKS; encoded by the coding sequence ATGACAAACGGATTGATTGGAAAGAAACTTGGAATGACGCAAGTGTTTGACGAGACTCGCTTGACGCCGGTGACTGTCATTGAGGCTGGTCCATGCCGAGTTGTCACTGTGCGGACAAACGAACGAGACCGATACGAGGCGGTTCAACTTTCGTTCGGTGAAGTGAAGGAGCGTAAGCTTTCAAAGCCGGAACTTGGGCATCTGAAGAAAAATCAAGCGCCAGCCAGCCGCATTTTGCGAGAATTTAAGAAAGACGGTGAAACGACGGTGGGACAATTCGTCACGGTCGAGATGTTTAAGAAGGGTGATTGGGTTGATGTGATCGGCGTTTCAAAGGGTAAGGGGTTTCAGGGTGTTGTGAAGCGACATCACTATGCCGGTGGGCCTGAATCGCATGGGTCCATGTTTCATCGGGCTCCTGGGTCAATTGGAGCCAGTTCATTCCCATCTCGTGTCTGGAAGGGGAAAACGCTGCCAGGTCATATGGGGTCGGAACGGGTTACCGTTCATCGGTTGAAGGTCATTGAGTCACGGTTGGACGAAAATCTCCTATTTGTGCGCGGTGCGGTTCCCGGGGCGGCGAATGGGATCGTTGTCGTGCGGAAGTCTAAGAAGAGTTAG